From one Candoia aspera isolate rCanAsp1 chromosome 17, rCanAsp1.hap2, whole genome shotgun sequence genomic stretch:
- the NUDT17 gene encoding nucleoside diphosphate-linked moiety X motif 17, with the protein MQAGRRVVVHVCREGGRPQRARFEQSIVGHCCPPRGDSGAVHCGLRPLQFLVSDREFPGSSRLLLKRPPFCPIKHLTVAQTASLPAETRHRGVDVGVAVLLESPGRKVLLTRRARTLSIFPNVWVPPGGHIELEEQLLDAGLRELREETGLRLQDGEFTWHPLALWESVYPPRLGQGLPQLHHIVIYLRLVLHESHQQLQARFKPNEAEVAAFAWLDPPTLASIAATEDGAEGEAMGVSGDVPATVSITELKKGSAKTVVIPTSTFLATAPAQGEDVERVSTGTKYALRQWLKSWAA; encoded by the exons ATGCAGGCCGGGAGGCGGGTGGTGGTGCACGTCTGCAGGGAGGGCGGCCGCCCGCAGCGCGCCCGCTTCGAGCAG AGCATCGTCGGCCACTGTTGCCCACCCCGCGGAGACAGCGGAGCCGTGCACTGCGGCCTGAGGCCCCTCCAGTTCCTCGTTTCCGACCGGGAGTTTCCTGGCTCCAGCCGACTCCTCCTGAAG cgGCCTCCCTTCTGCCCCATCAAGCACTTGACTGTGGCTCAAACGGCCTCCCTCCCTGCAGAGACCCGGCACCGAGGTGTGGACGTCGGGGTGGCTGTCCTCCTGGAGTCGCCCGGCCGAAAGGTTTTGTTGACACGCCGGGCGAGGACACTCAGCATCTTCCCCAACGTTTGGGTGCCTCCTG gaGGCCACATTGAACTGGAGGAACAG TTGCTGGACGCAGGGTTGAGGGAGCTGCGGGAAGAGACCGGCTTGCGGCTGCAGGATGGGGAGTTCACGTGGCATCCACTGGCCCTGTGGGAG TCTGTGTACCCCCCCAGGCTAGGCCAAGGCTTGCCCCAGCTCCATCACATCGTGATCTACCTCCGCTTGGTTTTGCACGAGAGCCACCAGCAGCTCCAG GCAAGGTTTAAGCCCAATGAAGCCGAGGTCGCAGCTTTCGCTTGGCTGGACCCCCCCACCCTGGCATCAATTGCGGCTACAGAGGACGGGGCAGAAGGTGAGGCCATGGGGGTGAGCGGTGACGTTCCAGCAACTGTGAG CATCACTGAACTGAAGAAGGGCTCAGCCAAGACGGTTGTGATTCCCACCAGCACGTTCCTGGCCACTGCGCCGGCACAAGGGGAGGACGTGGAGCGTGTCAGCACCGGGACCAAGTACGCCCTCCGGCAGTGGCTGAAGTCTTGGGCTGCCTGA